Below is a genomic region from Cydia strobilella chromosome 24, ilCydStro3.1, whole genome shotgun sequence.
TAACTGCGTCAGGCGTGCTATACCTTACAACAAAAGTACTTTATTCTTAACTTCCATGTAAGACTTGTATAACAGTCATacttaattatagttggtcaaaccaaattggcagtaaataagaacaaaaacaatctatactcatccttttcttttgggtgctagtactaatgtaagacaaagatattatgattctctctgtctatgtttgaaatgagagtcCTTTGACTATATAAATAAGGTATATTATGGTGGGCACAAACTGGCtgttattagtacattacgatagaagtgcgaaaaataggaaattaccTAGtcacacgtgtatcgtacgttttacagtaggtatatatgggcctttaaattttcgacataggcacgtaaagtgctaattaccgcactagtgcggtaaaataGCACAATATACTTGGAACATGATAGTGTTTGATTATGTAGTCCCTGTCATACAATCAatatgtataaaacaaagtcgcttcctgctgtctgtctgtccctgtgtatgcttagatctttaaaactacgcaacagattttgatgcggttttttaaaatagagtgattcaagaggaaggtttataagtttaatacatcagcattgcacccgtgcgaagccggggcgggtcgctagtgttaCCTAAATGCCAGTGTGGGACCACCATTATGCTCATTAACAAGAACTAAACAAATCTCATAGTGTCTTGtgatattaagtaggtaatttcATTGTTAGTTATCGTCTTATCTTATGCCCCAAGGCCCCAAACCCTAGTGATGTATccttaattaatgtcattacatTACCGGTTCTAACGCGATTAAACCACACCACAGCTACACACACAGTCTTCCGCGACctagctagtgcaacctagttgaaccgtcggaaaaaaggtaaaatgtggtattttctataaaaagggaccttattgtcgatggcgcttacgccattataaacgatgctccgaaataaatacaatgccgcgcgacgctgtgcggcgtaagctccatcgacaataaggtcccttttcatagaaaattccccaaaaaatgaaatttaatcgcgttagacctggtaattacattaattatgtgtacaaaacgcgaaagtttaaagtgttatgaTGTATCCTTTCCatttttaaagtgtattaagggtcccgggcaagctcggttctccatacaaaaatacaaacatagttaccctctcattttaaaacgagtagctagtttgctctgaaactgtacTTACAAAGGTATGTAAAAAGAAGCATCAATAAAATGTATCGCTTTCTACTTTAATACTTCAGTCCCATAGCAGtctttttaattgtattttcttGTATTATGCAAAAGATTATTGCTTTAAATTTTAATCACAAAGTATACATTTGATGCTGTATAAAATCACCTGGCAAGATCACAGTCATTTAAGCATCCATTCACATGGTTGGACACTAGCAAGGTTACCTGGCAGAAGCTTTGTTGGCAATGACATAGAGctagctgcaaaagtgcatggctaTTTATGAAGGGATTCCATTCATAATGtatccatgcaattttgcagttcGCTGTACAATATAAAACATATTGTGTGCCACTTATGGTAGTGAGGgagaaattatgtaaaatagtgATCATGATGCTTGTATTGGTGCATAAAAAtgtgttaaccttttggacgccaatgaccgatatactgtccgcgcgagaattccgtgcattcggaggtcaaGGAagtggggggtgtgcgccgcacccgtacgtacaaaatgacaccactctggcatgacgcccaacattcctaacattaaattcacgcgcggacagtatatgcaccgtaggttcaacgccaaaaaccgattaatccgtcatagaccacagagcaacaaaGAGTATATGCACATGCATAAAGTCCAATTTCAGTTTTGTCACTTCTGTGCCGTGGCGTTTGGATGACAGCTGTTGTTTGACACAGCGTCAAAAAGGTTAAAAGTTACACATGTTATAAATGTGTATTCTTGCATTTGGtgtgttaaattaaatattattttttatctaagtAAGGGCCAAAACACGATGACACGGTGCGGTAGCATAAAATTGACGCATCATGTAATTGTGTTTTAGCCCTAAATTATAAAAGTCCACCTATAATACTTTagcttttttgtttgaaaatgtgtGAATGTGTATTTTCAGTTTATCTTGCACTTAAACAATACTTTAACTCGCTGTTGTAGTAAGCGTAAACATATCAGGAACAGAATACCATGTTCACTCCTCCTTCCATATAAAAGCACTTAACCTGAAGACACCACTCATGTCCCAATTGAAAATCCTCTCGCCAGGCTTGGATCCCCCAGCACCCGCTATCACAACAAGAGGCATAAAATGCTCCGCTGCGCGTGGGGGATGAGCTTCATTAGCCCCCGTTGCCTCTCTCCAAGATATCAGCCCTTCTTTCCGTTTTTCCTCCTCCGCTGTACAGACATCATTCAAATAGTCATCAAACTCCTTATTTATAACCTGCCCAGCTCTACGACTGTTGAAAAACTCTCTCATATTATGGTATGACATTCCGGAGCCAATTATAGCAACACCTTCTTTTCTGAATTGATGCAAAGCTTGTCCAAGCTTATAATGCTGCTCCGGGTCTTGATTGCTTAGCACAGATACCTGTATTATAGGTATGTTAGCTTCAGGGTTGATTAAAATCATTGGGACGAAGACTCCATGGTCCCAGCCTCGCGAAGGATCAAGACGCGAGTCTATGCCACTTTTCTTCAATGTCTCTTGAATGCGCGCAGCTAACTTCGGATCGCCAGGCGCATCATACCTATACTTGTACGATTCTGGCGGAAAACCATAGTAATCGAAATATAAATCGTGATGATTACCAGAAGATATAGTCACCTTATTTTCCTCCCAATGCGCGGTCACTAAAATGATCGCTTTAACGTTTTTAAAGTCGACATGTTTCTTCACACCGTCTCTGAGAAAGTTCGTAAGACCTGCGTGATCCTTGTCCCCCAAAAGCGGCATGGGACCGCCTCCATGGTTCACGAACAATGCTGGAGCGATCAAAGCCATTTTCCTCGCGCTAGTGAAGTGACGAATAATGTTCATGGAAAGCAGTGACATAAACACAATGAACGCCACTTGTAGAAGTATCGTGAACGTATTGAGGATAAGCATATAGCTGATTCACTGAGGTCACTgggtttaacataaataatgaGTTAATTATACGATAATCGGTCTTGTGATTTCTGTGCTACATTAGCATTTAACATTGGCAGCACAACACAAACGTCAAAGTCATCATGATCTAACAAAATCAAAtacccatgttttttttttgtccatcTGGTCGTAAATACCCATGAATATGTGGTGATCGAGTCATGACCAAACGTCCAGTCAGCATGACATAACATGGAGatgatacataataataaatcatataaaaaacaacatttctttataaataggtaaacagTACAAAATAAAGAGATTATTATCATTGAATACCAATAATtccaataaaatacaatttattttctgGTTTTcgtactcgacactagatgtcgctagcaaagttattttaattttatggcaaCACTGAGGGCAACACCTCCATAAATGTCATTTATAAATACACGTTCTgaactaaaaaatattgtaatttatttataatttcacccttattataattttactgAATCGAACTATTAACAAAGCTAGATTAAACAAAAAACGAATAACAGTAACTTAATTGGGGACTAACTAAAGCATAGCCTGTTTGGAAATACTTTCAACCACAAAGAAAACTTTAAATTCATTCaactcataatatttttatttcagaacGTTCGTCTATTTATAATCATTCATTTCACTTCACTTTTAATAATGGTTGTCAGATTCTCAGATTAATGATGAATCAAAACAAtaacataatacaaataaagtaataattagctccttaattattatacaagtacAACAAATAACATTAATCTTTAGTTTAAGTGACTTCTTGTTATAAGTGACTTGGACTCGCTTACTTCATATGGCGAACTGATGCGGTTCTATACGGTAAGTATTATGCAAATATCGTAATATATGTTACTAAAAGTAAATAGAAAGTCATCCTTTCCATTACGTGAGTAATTAGCCGACTTAAATGTTTCCAAACGGTACTTGAGATAAAGTTGTGAATGCATATTTTTGGGTCATAcgttgtatatatgtatatgagaTGTTACGTGTACAGCTGAAATGGACGCAGACAACGCCTTGGTTGTAAATCTTATAATACTAGTTTTTCAGTGTGCTAGTTGCCTTTTAAACGAATTATCTTTAGATTTTGAAGAATTTTACTGAAAAATTACTTACTATTCAATGTAGGCCTATGTGTTCTAATTTGGGATATTATTGACTTTCGCTATATTTAGACTTACATAAGGTCAAATACTGCCTTTATTTGTTATTGTGTATTTCATGTAAGcatgatatatatgtataataaataaatataattatgatatatataaaaatatagttatatataaatgcttatatacatagaaaacatccataactcaggaccAAATATTTGTGATTAACACCCAAATAAATGCCATAGTAGTTTTGCTAttctattaattaattataaataaatttgcaacaaaataactaacatactttttttttcagaaattctGTGGATGCCGAATGTTTTTATTGAAGATGAAATATACTGCAAAATCCTGAAGTAATTTTCTGACTAAAAACATAAGtaatttataactattatatGTAATTAATCTATAACCAAGATGGAGAATCCTAAAACAGATAAAcctaaagaaaaagagaaagtTAAAATGTATCGCCTGGACGATTATACAAAACATCGGATTATATTCTTAAAAGAAGAAGGATACACTGTCACCGAAATAGCGGAGTCTTTGGGGCTAACGGTAAGTAGCTTGTTTAATTCTACACGACATCTTAGTATAAGTAAAAAACTTAAGTAAAGCCCCACTTGCACATAGTTGTTTACAGTTAACAAAACAGTTAacaaattatatcgcgtatattgacgctgtaaagggttcgaaacttcaggatgtattataaattcaatatatgcgatataatccgttttcatagttttatttcatgattaactatcgcggtaaacaAAGACAATGTTAAGATTTAAGAATATTTGCAATACCCTGTTTAAGGTGCGTGTTcctataatttaattgtaacaaCTATGTACCATGGTTCGCAATAAATGATTTAGGATTAGCCCTTTGACCGCCAATGTCCTGTACACAAGACAACGATAGAACCATACACTGACGCCACTGTTTTGTATACAAGATACAACTTCAACTGCTCAGTAAATGTGAAAAAGTTACGATAGTTATTTCTTACACTTGTTTAAATTTTAGGTCGGCttataatacatttatattttaagtacctatttatcatatgtacggtttttttaatactgttTCGATTAACATTGAcaatttttataaaagtatatTTTCTGAAACACCGGCCGGTCACTTAAAATTGTCCACAGTATTACCAGAGAGTAGAGATAGTgcctaagtaaaaaaaagtgcATACCCAACACAATGGTTAGATCAACTTTTTCTTGCCACTTGATTCAGTATTATTGTCAtggttttataaaatttaaatatttcaaattcaCTTAAATGATTAGTGTATCAATTACTAGTAACAAAAAGAAATAGTTGATCCACGCGTATACATAGATGAATTTAACTGGTGAGCCATAGAATGCCATCTAGAAAAAATAATGCTATTTTATTTTGACCGCACTGTTTTATTACTTTTGCACTTACATCGTGATCTAGAGGtgataaaaaaatcgtttttatttattattttctttacttgtaactttattattttctttagttACCTATGAATTCAGCTCATTTAAGCTGGTGaagttttttattaagtaaggGTACATTTCGTGAGGAGGTTGATAATTTTACTTCATGTCTATAAACATCTAAAcgatatcacagaataaataatagtacaaccGTACAggaaggaaacttcctacaaaaccgaaattTGACcgcggttcagggacgaatcatgcggtccctttctaatatatggcactatccctttcggctatttagggttgtcaaaattcaagtcattgtcttatctgtggtcgtgcacgcaaaggaacgtcaagttgtgccaaccctaataattgctcggagcaatgctgagccgaacgagtttgcccgaagctaggagtttcgcacccctgacgATATCCCCACTCTTTATCCAACAATTTATTATCTATGGATTATATGCCTCACGATCACGATGTACTAACTCTACTCTCTGGTTTTAGAGAAAAACGGTGTACTTGTGGTGCGATCGGTACGACACGGAAGGCGCGCTCAAAAATCGCGTCTCTTTCGGCCGTCCAAGGAAGACCTGCGCTTTTGACGACCGCCAAATCTTAGAGAAACTGCAGGTATGGGGGCTAAATGGCTTAAAAAAGAAGTGTGGGTTGTTAACCCGTTGACTGCCACGCCTATCGCGTCATCGAGAACCTAGTCGGAACGCAGGAAAGGTTATTGGGTTGTAGCCGCGCACGtcacgtctttggcggtcaaagagCTAAAGGGTCGACATGTTCCAcgtctggagttgcaggcggcttgtttgccaccaacgtggtaTAAAAGAAGAAGGTATTGTTTTCAGCGTAACACGGTGTATTTATGGTGTCATCGGTATGAGACGGAGGGGGTGTTGAAGAATAGAGTGTCGTTTGGAAGGCCGAGGAAGACTTGCGCGTATGATGACCGAATGATCGTCGAGAAGGTTCAGGTAATGCATCttcctaaattattattttgccaGAAAAAACGAAGTAGGTTTTTATATTTAGAATTGAATCCCGATTTTCATTGCTGACCCGATATCCCCTTCATTTTCTTTAACCCTCTCAGAGACGAGGCTCTGTACTTTAAAATATGCCCACACAAACACTAAAATCGATGAGTTTAAAGGAGGGCGTTGTGAGAACATAACTGTCATTAAGGATTGTGATGCAGTAAAACTAGTTTTATTCTATGCTTTGAAGTGATAAATAGTAGAAAAATTACTTACGCAAAAATCTATAATGAGGATGCAATGCGGCATAGTAATAATTCTGGAAATTATAACTGTTCATTTACTTTTTCCTTTGCTGACGCACGCTGCAGTTATACGGCTGAGACCCAAAAGTAGGTAATTTCAGTTCTTTTAAAGAGACATAGGTATTTCTTCAGTTTGAAAGTCACCAGGCCGCATCACCaaacaatcatttctttttTCCTTTTCAGGAGGGAGGCCGCGTCACCACATCAGACTTGGCGCAAAACTTCTCCGTCTCAGCTTCCACCATCCGCCGTCGCCTCCACGATCTAGGGGTCCAAAAGACCCCCGTCCGCAAAGTCATCCTGTCCCCAAGACACAAGACCCAGCGTCTCAACTTcgccaaaaaatatttaaactacGACTTCTCCAATGCTATTttcattgacattataactgTGAATTGTTTAGATGGGAAAATTTCATTAGGAAGGAAAAAGAAAAATCGTCTAACTTTCAAAAGCGTAGGTTTAACTATGAGCTTCTGGGCCTGGATTTCTGCTGGGGGTACTGGACATATAACTGATGTGAAAAGTAGATTGACGGCTAACGATTATATAGGTATCCTACAAGATGTTATGATACCCACAGCATCGCCGGTCATACAAAGTTTACCGCTGCAATTTGTCCAAGATGGTGCAGCGTCTTACAGATCCAGGTTTGTGCGAGAATGGATAAAAAAACAGGAGAATCTTGCCGAAATAGCTTTACCGCCTAAATCCCAAGACTTGAATCCTATACACGATGTTTGGGATAAGATAGTCAGGGCATGGGATGTGGAGAGAGTTAAAGATTTTTCGTCTTTGAAACAGCATGTAGCGGAGTTGTGGGAGTCTCATAGAGGGACAGAGTTATGTATGAGTTTGGTGGGTTCCATGAGGCAGCGTTTACAGAATATTATTGATGCTGAAGGCGATTATAAAGCACAGTTTTAAGATTTAACGGCTATAGTATCTGCACCTACATCGTTGTCATTGATAGTTAAAGTGGTTTACATTACAAAGCTTTTATTTGATCCTTGTTTTTATATCCCAAATTCGAAAATTACAGTTTGATTTATCAATTTACTATCATGCTTTTGTATAAATGTTATACTGAAAGGACAGATCAGCCCGAATGTCAGGGTTCGCTCGACCTATTAGTGTGTAGGGCGCCAGCCCTGTATAGgagcgcgcgaagggcgctTCAATTGCGCCCTATATGTAGGAGCGCGTGAAGTGCGCTCCTCCTTATTCGCCCGTACTTAAGGTAGGGCGCCGCAGGTGCCATGTATGTAGGAGCGCGCAAAGGACATACTCGTATATCAGCTACCTGCGGCCGGAGTCCACGCGGATTTAACGAATTGTCGTTTTAATAATATGgaatataaaaacaagaatGATCGCGGAGAGAACTATGAAAGATATTAAGATACCCGCTTTTGCGGCATAGAAAGATAAAGATCTAACAATTTTGTGGTCACTAAATCCTCTAGCGTCCCACGGCTCCCACTGTCTTAATCATAGAACTAATTACCTTCAATGCAATTTAATgattgatttttttactttaacagagtagcatttgttttgtttcgttcgatttgtaaacaaaataaaataaattctattttttattaggtaaggtgcgttggggtaagattgaacggggtTTTCATGagggataaaacaaaaaaccgtccgtatgccgaagcattacgggcgacttttcatcttaccctgCATGAaaaatcttaccccaacgcaccttactaTTGACTTAAGTTTGATAGAGTCTGCAAAgaaaccaagataagtctgcaacgattttgacagcacacgcagtgcaagtttagtgcaagtgttattttaaacgtcaaacttctatgaaattatgacgcataaataacacttgcagaTCATCGCTTTTAttggtttgttttatttgtgaaaatctcTTGCGGGCTTACAGGTGACCCCAAAACGCTCacaagataataatattatgtaagagataaaataactatacaaataatgtcaacctacctaataaataaattaaggggatcccatgccccaatgaccttcgatttgaatcccttagttttctaatattttttgtagcttatcatattaacagcaacggattttagcaatatagtatcccatatttacttcaaagttcattgttttcgaaatatttggcatcaaagttgaacaattttaggccaaaaaactggttttctgaccataacttttgtgttaattagtttaaaattaaaaccttagacaaatttttagagacgtccttagatgaacccaaatatgtagatttcgtataagtcagatctttcacagcaatcgagatacgaaaaa
It encodes:
- the LOC134752094 gene encoding uncharacterized protein LOC134752094, with protein sequence MLILNTFTILLQVAFIVFMSLLSMNIIRHFTSARKMALIAPALFVNHGGGPMPLLGDKDHAGLTNFLRDGVKKHVDFKNVKAIILVTAHWEENKVTISSGNHHDLYFDYYGFPPESYKYRYDAPGDPKLAARIQETLKKSGIDSRLDPSRGWDHGVFVPMILINPEANIPIIQVSVLSNQDPEQHYKLGQALHQFRKEGVAIIGSGMSYHNMREFFNSRRAGQVINKEFDDYLNDVCTAEEEKRKEGLISWREATGANEAHPPRAAEHFMPLVVIAGAGGSKPGERIFNWDMSGVFRLSAFIWKEE